The Acomys russatus chromosome 3, mAcoRus1.1, whole genome shotgun sequence genome has a window encoding:
- the Rnase10 gene encoding inactive ribonuclease-like protein 10, giving the protein MKSSFWVLLTEKKALGEQNRGHRHIQDCLKLLTSVGKMKVTLVNLLFMMLLLLLGLGVGLGLGLHMAAAVLQDSDQPLSEFWPSDSQDPAEATEEGKGTWTTEMAQPVWPEETVVSEDEVGGSRMLRAEALFQSKQDYLRLDWNTRDCNTMMAHKIKGHNQSCLDQYTFIHEEQSTVKAVCSTPVVQCELKGGNCHRSPRPFDLTVCKLSKPGQVTPNCHYLTYIVEKVIVLVCKNDNMQGTEG; this is encoded by the exons ATGAAAAGCAGCTTCTGGGTCCTGCTCACAGAGAAGAAAGCTCTAGGAGAGCAGAACAGGGGGCACAGACACATCCAAGACTGTCTGAAGCTGCTTACAAGCGTAG gcAAAATGAAGGTGACTCTGGTGAATCTGTTGTTCatgatgttgctgctgctgctaggctTGGGcgtgggcctgggcctgggccttcACATGGCTGCTGCCGTCTTACAGGACAGTGATCAGCCACTGAGTGAGTTTTGGCCCAGTGACTCCCAGGACCCAGCTGAGGCCACTGAAGAGGGAAAGGGCACCTGGACCACAGAAATGGCACAACCTGTCTGGCCAGAAGAAACTGTTGTCAGTGAAGATGAGGTTGGAGGAAGCAGGATGCTGAGGGCTGAGGCTCTCTTTCAGAGCAAACAAGACTACCTTAGGCTTGACTGGAACACCAGGGACTGCAATACCATGATGGCACACAAGATAAAGGGACACAATCAGAGTTGCTTAGACCAATACACATTCATCCACGAAGAGCAAAGCACAGTCAAAGCCGTCTGTAGTACTCCTGTGGTGCAGTGCGAACTCAAGGGGGGCAACTGTCACAGAAGCCCTCGTCCTTTCGATCTGACAGTGTGCAAATTGTCCAAACCAGGCCAAGTCACTCCCAACTGCCATTATCTGACCTACATAGTTGAAAAGGTCATTGTCCTAGTGTGCAAAAACGATAATATGCAAGGCACTGAAGGTTAA